GCGAGATCATGAAGGAATACTGGAGCAACATCGACACCGTCATCATGGGGCGCCGCACCTATGAAGTCGCCAATAAAGGCGGCGGCGGTTTCTCCGGCATCAAGTGCTATGTCTTTTCGAAAACTCTTGAACCGAAGGAAGAAGGCGATCTGACCATCCTCAACTCAGACCCGGTCGAGAAAGTCCGAGAGCTGAAGGCTCAACCAGGCAAGGAAATCTGCGTCATGGGCGGAGGGCTGCTAGCCAAACCGCTCTTCGAAGCCGGCCTGATAGACGAAATCGGATTCAATGTCCATCCTGTGCTGCTGGGACGCGGGATCCCGCTCTTTCACGAGATGAGCC
Above is a window of Armatimonadota bacterium DNA encoding:
- a CDS encoding dihydrofolate reductase, coding for MRKVTFGGANSLDNFLARQDDAVDWLRWGPEAGEIMKEYWSNIDTVIMGRRTYEVANKGGGGFSGIKCYVFSKTLEPKEEGDLTILNSDPVEKVRELKAQPGKEICVMGGGLLAKPLFEAGLIDEIGFNVHPVLLGRGIPLFHEMSRQIDLELLECRPFKNGCVYLLYKVVNPAD